In Anseongella ginsenosidimutans, one genomic interval encodes:
- a CDS encoding AraC family transcriptional regulator — protein sequence MKPILRKVDAGNDYTFRIREDILPYLYNHWHYHPEAELTFIRRSSGTRLVGDHMERFGDGDLVLLGPNLPHMWRNDDLYFHPGSRHKSESIAVHFLPECLGKTFLHIPEMKPVRLLLEDARRGIRLTGGLHDRIRHKMEVILHAKGVYRVTSLLEMLYDIACSNEKLFLSSLGFTQSHSFDRVDKINEIYHYTFNNFTQPVSIEEAARSAHISPHSFCRYFKTRTSKTYIRFLTEIRVGHACKLILENSMSIAQVCYASGFNNLSNFNRRFKEITGKTPLEYYRIFSDRKTG from the coding sequence ATGAAACCAATTTTAAGAAAGGTTGACGCGGGTAACGATTACACGTTCCGGATCAGGGAGGATATTCTGCCATACCTGTACAATCATTGGCATTATCACCCGGAAGCGGAGTTAACCTTTATCAGGAGAAGCAGCGGCACCCGCCTCGTGGGCGACCATATGGAACGCTTCGGCGATGGCGATCTGGTACTTTTGGGCCCTAACCTCCCCCATATGTGGAGAAACGACGACCTGTATTTTCACCCTGGATCCCGGCATAAAAGCGAATCAATTGCCGTCCACTTCCTGCCGGAATGCCTGGGAAAAACATTTCTCCATATCCCGGAGATGAAACCGGTACGCTTACTGCTGGAAGACGCCCGGAGAGGCATCAGGCTCACCGGCGGCCTGCATGACCGGATCCGGCATAAAATGGAGGTTATTCTTCATGCGAAAGGTGTGTACCGGGTAACCAGTCTCCTGGAGATGCTTTATGATATTGCCTGCAGCAATGAAAAATTGTTTTTATCTAGTCTGGGCTTTACCCAGAGTCATTCCTTTGACCGTGTGGACAAGATCAACGAGATCTATCATTATACTTTTAATAATTTTACCCAACCCGTGAGCATTGAGGAAGCCGCGCGCAGCGCCCATATCAGCCCGCATTCCTTTTGCCGCTATTTTAAAACGCGGACATCGAAGACCTATATCCGTTTCCTCACTGAGATACGAGTAGGCCACGCCTGCAAACTTATCCTTGAAAATTCCATGAGCATCGCCCAGGTATGTTACGCAAGCGGCTTCAACAATCTTTCTAATTTCAATCGCCGTTTCAAGGAAATTACCGGAAAAACACCCCTCGAATATTACCGGATCTTCTCCGACAGGAAAACCGGCTAA